A genomic region of Aureimonas populi contains the following coding sequences:
- the queA gene encoding tRNA preQ1(34) S-adenosylmethionine ribosyltransferase-isomerase QueA, producing the protein MRVDLFDFELPEERIALRPALPRESARLLHVPANGGFGDRTVAELPALLREGDLLVFNDTRVIPAQLEGRRIGRGTDEPALGATLHQRLDGSTWKAFVRGARKLKPGDIVRFGDDASLHATVREKGESGEVTFAFEASGPELDRAIAHVGSVPLPPYIASKRAVDEQDLSDYQTIYSRQEGAVAAPTAGLHFTPALMKALAARGIEQAFVTLHVGAGTFLPVKADDTAAHRMHSEVGTIDETTCARLNAAREAGRRIVAVGTTSLRLLESAADDTGRLSPFAAPTDIFITPGYRFRAVDALMTNFHLPRSTLFMLVSAFSGLERMRAAYDHAIAGGYRFYSYGDACLLERS; encoded by the coding sequence ATGCGCGTCGATCTCTTCGACTTCGAGCTTCCGGAAGAGCGGATCGCCCTGCGGCCCGCTCTTCCGCGCGAATCGGCCCGGCTCCTGCATGTGCCGGCCAATGGCGGCTTTGGCGACAGGACGGTCGCGGAGCTGCCGGCGCTGCTGCGCGAGGGCGACCTTCTCGTCTTCAACGATACGCGCGTCATCCCCGCGCAGTTGGAAGGGCGCCGCATCGGCCGGGGAACGGATGAGCCTGCCTTAGGCGCCACCTTGCACCAACGCCTCGACGGCTCGACCTGGAAGGCCTTCGTGCGCGGCGCGCGCAAGCTGAAGCCGGGCGATATCGTGCGGTTCGGCGACGATGCATCCCTCCATGCCACGGTGCGGGAGAAGGGTGAGAGCGGCGAAGTCACCTTCGCCTTCGAGGCGAGCGGGCCGGAGCTGGACCGCGCGATCGCGCATGTCGGCTCGGTGCCGCTCCCGCCCTATATCGCCTCCAAACGCGCCGTGGACGAGCAGGATCTCAGCGACTACCAGACGATCTATTCGCGCCAGGAGGGCGCCGTCGCGGCCCCCACGGCAGGCCTGCACTTCACACCCGCCCTGATGAAGGCATTGGCGGCGAGAGGAATCGAGCAGGCGTTCGTCACCTTGCATGTAGGGGCCGGCACGTTCCTGCCGGTGAAGGCCGATGATACGGCCGCCCACCGGATGCATTCGGAGGTGGGAACCATCGACGAGACGACCTGCGCGCGGTTGAACGCGGCGCGGGAGGCGGGGCGGCGCATCGTCGCGGTGGGCACCACGTCGCTGCGCCTTCTGGAAAGCGCGGCGGATGACACAGGAAGGCTTAGCCCCTTCGCCGCGCCGACCGACATCTTCATCACGCCCGGCTACCGCTTCCGCGCGGTCGATGCGCTGATGACCAATTTCCATCTGCCACGCTCGACGCTGTTCATGCTCGTTTCCGCCTTCAGCGGACTGGAGCGAATGCGCGCGGCATACGACCATGCCATCGCCGGGGGCTATCGCTTCTATTCCTATGGCGATGCCTGCCTTCTGGAACGCTCATGA
- a CDS encoding peptidylprolyl isomerase, whose translation MAFDKPEDTLVLETTKGRVVIEMRPDLAPGHVEHIKKLAREGFYDGIVFHRVIEGFMAQTGCPRGTGTGGSQYPDLKAEFNPEPHVRGTASMARAQNPDSANSQFFICFEDAPFLNRQYTVWGKVIEGMENVDQIKRGEPVRDPDKIVSMKVAADIEG comes from the coding sequence ATGGCCTTCGACAAGCCGGAAGACACCCTGGTTCTGGAAACCACGAAGGGCCGGGTGGTGATCGAGATGCGCCCCGACCTCGCGCCGGGCCATGTCGAGCACATCAAGAAGCTCGCGCGAGAGGGCTTCTATGACGGCATCGTGTTCCACCGCGTCATCGAGGGCTTCATGGCCCAGACCGGCTGCCCGCGCGGCACCGGCACGGGCGGCTCGCAGTATCCCGACCTGAAGGCCGAGTTCAACCCAGAGCCGCACGTGCGCGGCACGGCTTCCATGGCCCGCGCGCAGAACCCCGACAGCGCCAATTCGCAGTTCTTCATCTGCTTCGAGGACGCGCCGTTCCTGAACCGCCAGTACACGGTCTGGGGCAAGGTCATCGAGGGCATGGAGAATGTCGACCAGATCAAGCGCGGCGAGCCCGTGCGCGATCCCGACAAGATCGTCTCGATGAAGGTTGCCGCCGACATCGAAGGCTGA
- a CDS encoding peptidylprolyl isomerase, with translation MTLFARLGFALSLLTSAFALPASAQETADPENTLVITTDHGDITIALRPDLAPNHVEQIKALAAEGFYDGVVFHRVIDGFMAQTGDPTGTGMGGSERPDLAAEFSNETFDRGTVGMARSQNPNSANSQFFIMLADGDFLDGQYTVVGDVVAGMEAVDQIKKGDAATNGQVEDPDRMLTVRVGGDS, from the coding sequence TTGACCCTCTTTGCCCGCCTCGGCTTCGCCCTGTCGCTGCTGACCTCCGCCTTCGCACTGCCGGCCTCCGCGCAGGAGACCGCGGACCCGGAAAACACTCTCGTCATCACGACCGACCACGGCGACATCACCATCGCGCTTCGCCCCGATCTGGCGCCCAACCATGTGGAGCAGATCAAGGCGCTGGCAGCCGAGGGATTCTATGACGGCGTGGTCTTCCATCGCGTGATCGACGGGTTCATGGCGCAGACCGGAGACCCCACAGGTACCGGCATGGGCGGCTCGGAGCGCCCGGATCTGGCCGCCGAGTTCTCGAACGAGACCTTCGACCGGGGCACGGTGGGCATGGCCCGCAGCCAGAACCCGAACTCGGCGAACTCGCAGTTCTTCATCATGCTGGCTGACGGTGACTTCCTCGACGGCCAGTACACCGTGGTGGGCGACGTGGTGGCCGGGATGGAGGCCGTGGACCAGATCAAGAAGGGCGACGCGGCGACCAACGGGCAGGTGGAGGATCCCGACCGGATGCTGACCGTGCGCGTCGGCGGCGATTCCTGA
- the coaD gene encoding pantetheine-phosphate adenylyltransferase, producing MTNGHLDILKRASRLFDEVVVAIGVHPAKPGLFSFEERAALIREALKGEGSAIEVISFSGLVVETAREVGADILLRGLRDATDFDYEMQMAGMNASLAPQIDTVFLPASAPSRPITATLVRQIAAMGGDVSAFVPAPVAIALKRKFA from the coding sequence ATGACCAACGGTCATCTCGATATCCTGAAGCGGGCGAGCCGTCTTTTCGACGAGGTGGTGGTCGCCATTGGCGTCCATCCGGCCAAGCCCGGCCTCTTCTCGTTCGAGGAGCGCGCCGCCCTGATCCGGGAGGCGCTGAAGGGGGAGGGCAGCGCCATCGAGGTGATCTCCTTCTCGGGCCTTGTCGTGGAAACGGCGCGGGAGGTGGGAGCCGACATTCTTCTGCGCGGCCTGCGCGACGCGACCGACTTCGACTACGAGATGCAGATGGCGGGCATGAACGCCAGCCTGGCGCCCCAGATCGACACGGTGTTCCTGCCCGCCAGCGCGCCTTCCAGGCCCATAACCGCCACATTGGTCCGGCAGATCGCAGCGATGGGCGGAGATGTATCGGCCTTCGTGCCAGCGCCCGTCGCCATCGCCCTCAAACGGAAATTCGCCTGA
- the gyrA gene encoding DNA gyrase subunit A, whose protein sequence is MQRSYLDYAMSVIVSRALPDVRDGLKPVHRRVLFAMSEMGLAWNRPFRKSAGVVGEVMGKYHPHGDASIYDALVRMAQDWSLRAPLIDGQGNFGSIDGDPPAAMRYTECRLEKVSEAILEDIDKETVDFQENYDGREMEPVVLPARVPNLLVNGSGGIAVGMATNIPPHNLGEIVDGCVAMIDNPQITLPELIEIIPGPDFPTGAIILGRAGIQSAYSTGRGSILMRGKVHIEEMRGEREAIIVTEVPYQVNKATMIEKMAELVRDKRIEGVSDIRDESDRDGYRVVVELKREASSDVVLNQLYRFTPLQTSFGANMVALNGGKPEQMTLVDMLSAFIAFREEVVNRRTKFLLRKARERAHVLVGLAIAVANIDEIIALIRRAPDPATAREQLMEREWEAKDVAPLVRLIDDPRHRISEAGTYRLSEAQARAILDLRLQRLTALGRDEIGDELNKLGSEIKDYLDILSSRVRVRDIIKAELIAARDEFSTPRRTVISEGAADMDDEDLIPREDMVVTVSHGGYIKRVPLATYRAQRRGGKGRSGMSLKSEEDSVTRLFVANTHTPVLFFSSRGIVYKEKVWRLPLATPQSRGKALVNMLPLEKNERITSIMPLPNDEEAAAELNVMFATTKGTVRRNKLADFIQVNRNGKIAMKLEEAEDEILAVATCSEDDDVLLTAASGQCIRFPVTDVRVFAGRNSIGVRGMALSKGDRLISMAILRHVDATPAERAAYLKMRRAVEGESGVETATDEESVEDVSLSQERYAFMSAAEEFVLTVSEFGYGKRSSSYDFRTIGRGGKGIRATDVSKLGDIGQLIAGFPVEDGDQILLISDRGQMIRVPVEGIRMASRATKGVTIFNTADGERVVSVERIPDPGGEDVEMSGEDGGEEAAS, encoded by the coding sequence ATGCAGCGGTCCTATCTCGACTACGCGATGAGCGTGATCGTGAGCCGCGCGCTGCCCGACGTGCGTGACGGGTTGAAGCCCGTGCACCGGCGCGTGCTCTTTGCGATGAGCGAAATGGGCCTTGCCTGGAATCGCCCGTTCCGCAAATCCGCAGGTGTCGTCGGCGAGGTGATGGGTAAGTACCATCCGCATGGCGACGCCTCGATCTACGACGCGCTGGTGCGCATGGCGCAGGACTGGTCGCTGCGCGCGCCGCTGATCGACGGGCAGGGCAATTTCGGCTCGATCGACGGCGACCCCCCGGCGGCCATGCGCTACACCGAGTGCCGCCTGGAGAAGGTCTCCGAAGCGATCCTCGAGGATATCGACAAGGAAACGGTCGACTTCCAGGAGAATTACGACGGGCGCGAGATGGAGCCCGTGGTGCTTCCCGCGCGCGTTCCGAACCTCTTGGTCAACGGCTCCGGCGGCATCGCCGTGGGCATGGCGACGAACATCCCGCCGCATAATCTCGGCGAGATCGTCGACGGCTGCGTGGCCATGATCGACAATCCGCAGATCACATTGCCGGAACTGATCGAGATCATTCCGGGCCCCGATTTCCCGACGGGCGCGATCATTCTCGGCCGGGCCGGCATCCAGTCGGCCTATTCCACCGGGCGCGGCTCCATCCTGATGCGCGGCAAGGTGCATATCGAGGAGATGCGCGGCGAGCGCGAGGCGATCATCGTCACCGAGGTTCCCTACCAGGTGAACAAGGCGACGATGATCGAGAAGATGGCCGAGCTCGTGCGCGACAAGCGCATCGAAGGTGTCTCCGACATTCGCGACGAGAGCGATCGCGACGGCTACCGCGTCGTGGTGGAGCTGAAGCGCGAGGCGTCCTCCGACGTGGTGCTGAACCAGCTTTACCGCTTCACTCCGCTGCAGACCTCCTTCGGCGCGAACATGGTGGCGCTGAACGGTGGCAAGCCGGAGCAGATGACGCTGGTCGACATGCTCTCGGCCTTCATCGCCTTCCGCGAGGAGGTGGTGAACCGGCGCACCAAGTTCCTGCTGCGCAAGGCGCGCGAACGCGCGCATGTGCTGGTGGGCCTTGCCATCGCGGTCGCCAATATCGACGAGATCATCGCCCTCATCCGCCGCGCGCCCGACCCGGCGACAGCGCGCGAACAGTTGATGGAGCGCGAATGGGAAGCCAAGGACGTGGCCCCGCTCGTGCGGCTGATCGACGATCCGCGCCACCGCATTTCGGAGGCGGGAACCTACCGGCTTTCGGAGGCGCAGGCCCGCGCCATCCTCGACCTTCGCCTCCAACGCCTGACGGCGCTCGGCCGCGACGAGATCGGTGACGAGTTGAACAAGCTCGGATCCGAGATCAAGGATTATCTCGACATCCTCTCCTCGCGCGTTCGCGTGCGCGACATCATCAAGGCCGAACTGATCGCCGCGCGCGACGAGTTCTCCACGCCCCGGCGCACGGTGATCTCCGAGGGCGCGGCGGACATGGACGACGAGGACCTCATTCCTCGCGAGGACATGGTCGTCACCGTCAGCCATGGCGGCTACATCAAGCGCGTGCCGCTGGCCACTTACCGGGCGCAGCGCCGGGGCGGCAAGGGGCGCTCGGGCATGAGCCTGAAGAGCGAAGAGGATTCGGTGACACGGCTGTTCGTGGCCAACACGCACACGCCGGTCCTGTTCTTCTCCTCGCGCGGCATCGTCTACAAGGAAAAGGTCTGGCGCCTGCCGCTGGCCACGCCGCAGTCAAGGGGCAAGGCGCTGGTCAACATGCTGCCGCTCGAAAAGAACGAGCGCATCACCTCGATCATGCCGCTGCCGAACGACGAGGAGGCCGCGGCCGAGCTGAACGTCATGTTCGCCACGACCAAGGGCACCGTTCGCCGCAACAAGCTGGCCGACTTCATCCAGGTGAATCGCAACGGCAAGATCGCGATGAAGCTGGAGGAGGCCGAGGATGAGATTCTCGCCGTCGCCACCTGCTCGGAGGACGACGACGTGCTCCTGACGGCAGCGTCCGGCCAGTGCATCCGCTTCCCCGTCACCGATGTGCGCGTCTTCGCGGGCCGCAATTCGATCGGCGTTCGCGGCATGGCCCTGAGCAAGGGCGACCGGCTGATCTCCATGGCCATCCTGCGCCATGTGGATGCGACGCCTGCCGAGCGCGCGGCCTATCTCAAGATGCGCAGGGCCGTTGAAGGTGAAAGCGGGGTGGAAACCGCGACGGATGAGGAAAGCGTGGAGGACGTGTCCCTCAGCCAGGAGCGTTACGCCTTTATGAGCGCGGCCGAGGAGTTCGTCCTGACCGTCAGCGAGTTCGGCTACGGCAAGCGGTCGTCGTCCTACGATTTCCGCACGATCGGGCGCGGCGGCAAGGGTATTCGCGCCACCGACGTATCGAAGCTTGGCGATATCGGGCAGTTGATCGCAGGCTTCCCCGTCGAGGATGGAGACCAAATCCTGCTGATCTCGGATCGCGGCCAGATGATCCGCGTGCCTGTCGAGGGTATCAGGATGGCGAGCCGAGCGACCAAGGGCGTTACCATCTTCAATACCGCAGATGGTGAGCGCGTCGTTTCCGTCGAGCGCATTCCCGATCCCGGCGGCGAGGATGTGGAAATGTCGGGAGAGGATGGCGGCGAGGAAGCCGCCTCCTGA